From the genome of Sphingobacterium sp. UGAL515B_05:
TCAAACAGAAAGCAGCACTGTCAATTGGACAGGGAAGAAAGTTCTAGGCTTACACACAGGAACTATTCAAATCAAAAATGGTTTTTTGAGTTTTGAAAACGATGAGATCATCGATGGAGAAATACATATTGACATGACTTCAATTGTAATCACCGATATTTCTGACAAATCTATTTACATGGAATTTTTTCATCATTTAAACCACGATGATTTTTTCTCGGTCGATCAATTTAAGAAAGCATCTTTGAAAATCAGGAATGGGAGAAAGGAAAATACGCATTACATTATTAGTGGCGATTTGACCATTAAGGACATTACACAGCCCATTCATTTTACGGCAACTGTGGAAATATTTAACGATTTCTTGCATGCATTGGGCGAAATCAAAATTGATCGTACATTGTACAATATTCGGTATGGGTCAGGAAAGTTTATTCCGAATTTGGGCGACAAATTGATTTATGATGAGTTTGTACTACAGTTCAAATTAGTTGGGCAACGCTAAATTTATTCATATGTGGACAAAAACAAAATTCACTAAACTTCTTGGAATAGATTTACCCCTCGTTCAAGGTCCCTTTGGTGGAAAATTATCCTCGGAGGATCTTACAGCACTAGTTTCAAATAAGGGTGGATTGGGATCTTACGGTGGGCAGCCTTATGGTGCTGCCGAACTAATTTCTATTTCTAGAGGCATCAAAAAATTGACCGCAAAACCATTTAACATTAATCTATGGGTTAATGGTCAAGATGCTACGGCAGGAGATTTTGATGAAAGCAAGTTCCAGCAAGTTATCAAACTTTTGGAGCCATACTTTGAAGAGGTCGGTGCAGAACCACCCACATTTCCTTTGCAAGGTAGCCCTAAGTTTGAAGAGCAGATTGAAGCTATTTTTGAGATAAAGCCAACGGTTTTTAGTTTTGTTTATGGCATACCCGCTGAAGCAATTTTGGAGAAATGCCGGAGCTTAGGGATCATAACGATAGGAACTGCTACTACGTTAGATGAAGCTATCGCGATAGAACATGCAGGAGTAGATGCTGTGGTAGCCACAGGATTTGATGCAGGTGGGCATCGGGTTTCATTTTTGGATAAACCTGAGGAAAGTTTAATAGGAACGTTTTCATTGATTCCGCAAGTCGCGGATACTGTAAAAATCCCTATTATAGCCGCTGGCGGTATTGCCGATGCCCGTGGGGTAAAAGCGGCAATGGCATTAGGTGCCGATGCGGTGCAAATAGGAACTGCTTTTCTGGCTACCCGGCAATCTGGAGCAAGTAAAATACATCGTGAAAAATTATTCTCAAAAGAAGCCCGTTATACAACATTGACCAAAGTTTTTACTGGAAGGTTATCACGAGGAATAAAAAACCGCTTGACAGAGGAGTTAAAAGAATTTCAAAATAGTTTTGCCCCTTATCCATTACAAGGGAAAATAGTTGGTAAACTGGGAGCGTATCCTGCAAATTCCGAATCGAATCCTGAATTGAAATCGTTTTGGGCAGGTCAGGCAGCCTCTATTCTCCAATATCATGATGCAGAAAAATTGATTGCAACTATTATTGCTGAAATGGAAAGATAATATCCCAACTACTGTCTACCGTAACGCTCAAGCAAAGTGCTCAGGCTATTCGTGCTGATGCTATTATTGGGCTTAACGTAGATAATTAGAATTTTTGGAATGGGTTGAAATAAATTAAAAACAAACTAAAATCAGCCACAATTGGTACCTATCACCCAATGGAAAATAAATATAATTTATTAAAAGAACATATAGAGAACGTTGTTGCGCTTACCGAAGAAGAGTTTGCATTTATAAGAGCATGTTTTATTTACAAGCACTATAAAAAATCTGAATGTATTTTTAAGGAAGGCGAAGAGGTAAAATATCTATACTTCGTATTGTCGGGGCTTCTTAAACTTTATTATACCGATGAAAATATTAAGGAGCATATTGTTTCATTTGCAATGGAAGATTGGTGGGAAACGGACGTTTCTGCCTTTTATACAAATGGAAATGCTTCATTTACTTTGGAATGCCTAGAGAACACTGAATTACTATGTCTATCGTTGGATGATTTTGATCGATTGTGCAATCATTTACAAAAGATGGAGCGCTTTTTCCTACGCAAATCAATTGCGGGCCATATAGGTTCGCAGCAGCGCATCCTATCTTTTTTAACTTCAGGTGCCAAAGAAAGATATGAGCAGTTGATTGCCCGAAATCCGGCATTGATACAAAGAATCCCAAAATCGCTGCTTGCTTCTTACCTAGGTGTGTCCAGGGAAACGTTAAGTCGCCTGTTTTCCTGATTTTATTAAATTGTGAGGTTTGTCACACGGGGTTATGTAAAATTATCGGGAGCTTTGTCTCACAATAAATTTACAACAATGGAAAAGAAAGTAATCAATCCCTGGAAATGGCAGGATGCCAGAAATTATGTGCAGGCAATTGAAGTTAAACATGCAGATTCAACTTTATATGTATCAGGACAATGTGCCATTAATGATGAGGGAATATCGAGTATTGCTGATATGAGAAGGCAGATTTTTCATACTATTGAAAATCTTGAAAAAGTTATTCTACAAAGTGGTTATGAAGTTAAAGATCTTGTCCGACTAAATATCTACACCACCGATTCTTCTGAATTATTTGAAAACTTCGATGTTATTCAACAGTGGCTTAGCAAAAATAAAGTACAGCAGAGTAGTACAGTGTTGGAAGTCAAGGCACTTTTTGAAACTTTAAAGATAGAACTTGAAGCAACTCTTGCCCGATAATTTCGGGAAGAGTTAACATCGAAAAGTGATTGTTGGAAAGTAATTGATGCTCATCCCCCCAATTTCCTAGTGCTGAAATAACGGGGATTAAAGT
Proteins encoded in this window:
- a CDS encoding YceI family protein, whose product is MTTFNIQTESSTVNWTGKKVLGLHTGTIQIKNGFLSFENDEIIDGEIHIDMTSIVITDISDKSIYMEFFHHLNHDDFFSVDQFKKASLKIRNGRKENTHYIISGDLTIKDITQPIHFTATVEIFNDFLHALGEIKIDRTLYNIRYGSGKFIPNLGDKLIYDEFVLQFKLVGQR
- a CDS encoding nitronate monooxygenase: MWTKTKFTKLLGIDLPLVQGPFGGKLSSEDLTALVSNKGGLGSYGGQPYGAAELISISRGIKKLTAKPFNINLWVNGQDATAGDFDESKFQQVIKLLEPYFEEVGAEPPTFPLQGSPKFEEQIEAIFEIKPTVFSFVYGIPAEAILEKCRSLGIITIGTATTLDEAIAIEHAGVDAVVATGFDAGGHRVSFLDKPEESLIGTFSLIPQVADTVKIPIIAAGGIADARGVKAAMALGADAVQIGTAFLATRQSGASKIHREKLFSKEARYTTLTKVFTGRLSRGIKNRLTEELKEFQNSFAPYPLQGKIVGKLGAYPANSESNPELKSFWAGQAASILQYHDAEKLIATIIAEMER
- a CDS encoding Crp/Fnr family transcriptional regulator, with the protein product MENKYNLLKEHIENVVALTEEEFAFIRACFIYKHYKKSECIFKEGEEVKYLYFVLSGLLKLYYTDENIKEHIVSFAMEDWWETDVSAFYTNGNASFTLECLENTELLCLSLDDFDRLCNHLQKMERFFLRKSIAGHIGSQQRILSFLTSGAKERYEQLIARNPALIQRIPKSLLASYLGVSRETLSRLFS
- a CDS encoding RidA family protein: MEKKVINPWKWQDARNYVQAIEVKHADSTLYVSGQCAINDEGISSIADMRRQIFHTIENLEKVILQSGYEVKDLVRLNIYTTDSSELFENFDVIQQWLSKNKVQQSSTVLEVKALFETLKIELEATLAR
- a CDS encoding winged helix-turn-helix transcriptional regulator — its product is MRLHLTGVQLLPFPPPFVPPEVEYSLTEFGKTLIPVISALGNWGDEHQLLSNNHFSMLTLPEIIGQELLQVLSLKFQKVP